From a region of the Acomys russatus chromosome 4, mAcoRus1.1, whole genome shotgun sequence genome:
- the Gmeb2 gene encoding glucocorticoid modulatory element-binding protein 2 isoform X1: MATPDVSVHMEEVVVVTTPDTAVDGSGVEEVKTVLVTTNLAPHGGDLTEDNMETENAAAAAAAAFTASSQLKEAVLVKMAEEGENLEAEIVYPITCGDSRANLIWRKFVCPGINVKCVQYDEHVISPKEFVHLAGKSTLKDWKRAIRMNGIMLRKIMDSGELDFYQHDKVCSNTCRSTKIDLSGARVSLSSPTSTEYIPLTPAAADVNGSPATITIETCEDPGDWTTTIADDTFAFWRGLKDAGLLDEVIQGFQQELEETMKGLQQRVQDPPLQLRDAVLLNNIVQNFGMLDLVKKVLASHKCQMDRSREQYARDLAALEQQCDEHRRRAKELKHKSQHLSNVLMTLTPVSLPSPMKRPRLARATSGPAAMASQVLTQSAQIALGPGMPVSQLTGVPLGKVVSTLPSTVLGKGSPQAAPASSPASPLLGGYTVLASSGSTFPSAVEIHPDTSSLTVLSTAAMQDGSTVLKVVSPLQLLTLPGLGPTLQNVAQASPAGSTIVTVPTAAATGPEEHTATIEVAAVAEDHEQK; encoded by the exons GGGTGACTTGACAGAAGATAACATGGAAACAGAAaatgcagcagctgcagcagctgcggCCTTTACAGCCTCCTCACAGCTCAAGGAAGCCGTGTTAG TGAAGATGGCTGAAGAGGGGGAGAACTTAGAGGCTGAAATTGTGTACCCCATCACTTGTGGAGACAGCAGAGCTAACCTCATATGGAGGAAGTTTGTGTGCCCTGGCATCAATGTGAAATGTGTTCAG TATGACGAACATGTGATCAGCCCGAAGGAATTTGTGCACCTGGCAGGGAAATCTACCTTGAAGGATTGGAAGAGAGCCATCCGGATGAATGGCATCATGCTCAG GAAGATCATGGACTCTGGGGAGCTAGACTTCTACCAGCATGACAAGGTCTGTTCTAATACCTGCCGCAGCACAAAGATTGACCTCTCGGGGGCCCGTGTGTCCCTGAGCAGCCCCACATCCACAGAGTACATTCCGCTCACACCAGCTGCAGCTGATG TGAATGGCTCACCTGCTACCATCACCATTGAGACCTGTGAGGACCCTGGTGACTGGACCACAACCATTGCAG ATGACACATTTGCATTCTGGCGGGGACTGAAGGATGCGGGCTTACTGGATGAGGTCATACAGGGATTCCAACAGGAGCTGGAAGAAACCATGAAAGGCCTGCAGCAGCGAGTGCAGGACCCACCCCTGCAGCTCCGAG ATGCTGTCCTTCTCAACAACATCGTGCAAAACTTTGGCATGCTGGATCTGGTGAAGAAGGTCCTGGCCAGCCACAAGTGCCAGATGGATCGTTCTCGGGAACAGTATGCCCGGGACCTGGCAG CCCTGGAGCAGCAGTGTGACGAGCATCGCCGCCGAGCCAAGGAGCTGAAGCACAAGTCCCAGCACCTCAGCAATGTGCTCATGACGCTGACCCCAGTCTCCCTGCCATCCCCTATGAAGCGGCCCCGTCTGGCACGGGCTACATCTGGACCAGCTGCGATGGCTTCCCAGGTGCTTACACAGTCTGCACAGATTGCTCTTGGCCCAGGAATGCCTGTGTCCCAGCTGACCGGTGTACCACTTGGCAAAGTGGTGTCTACACTGCCCTCCACCGTCCTGGGCAAGGGCTCCCCTCAAGCTGCCCCAGCCAGTTCACCGGCTTCCCCACTGCTTGGAGGCTACACAGTCCTGGCCTCCTCTGGCTCTACCTTCCCCAGTGCGGTAGAGATCCATCCGGACACATCCAGCCTCACAGTTCTGAGCACAGCTGCCATGCAGGATGGCAGCACAGTACTAAAGGTGGTCAGCCCCCTGCAGCTGCtcaccctgcctggcctgggacCCACCCTGCAGAATGTGGCTCAGGCATCACCTGCAGGCAGCACCATCGTGACAGTGCCTACAGCGGCCGCTACTGGACCTGAGGAACACACAGCCACTATTGAGGTGGCTGCAGTAGCAGAGGACCATGAGCAGAAGTAG
- the Gmeb2 gene encoding glucocorticoid modulatory element-binding protein 2 isoform X2 — protein MEEVCVPWHQCEMCSGEGQYDEHVISPKEFVHLAGKSTLKDWKRAIRMNGIMLRKIMDSGELDFYQHDKVCSNTCRSTKIDLSGARVSLSSPTSTEYIPLTPAAADVNGSPATITIETCEDPGDWTTTIADDTFAFWRGLKDAGLLDEVIQGFQQELEETMKGLQQRVQDPPLQLRDAVLLNNIVQNFGMLDLVKKVLASHKCQMDRSREQYARDLAALEQQCDEHRRRAKELKHKSQHLSNVLMTLTPVSLPSPMKRPRLARATSGPAAMASQVLTQSAQIALGPGMPVSQLTGVPLGKVVSTLPSTVLGKGSPQAAPASSPASPLLGGYTVLASSGSTFPSAVEIHPDTSSLTVLSTAAMQDGSTVLKVVSPLQLLTLPGLGPTLQNVAQASPAGSTIVTVPTAAATGPEEHTATIEVAAVAEDHEQK, from the exons ATGGAGGAAGTTTGTGTGCCCTGGCATCAATGTGAAATGTGTTCAGGTGAGGGTCAG TATGACGAACATGTGATCAGCCCGAAGGAATTTGTGCACCTGGCAGGGAAATCTACCTTGAAGGATTGGAAGAGAGCCATCCGGATGAATGGCATCATGCTCAG GAAGATCATGGACTCTGGGGAGCTAGACTTCTACCAGCATGACAAGGTCTGTTCTAATACCTGCCGCAGCACAAAGATTGACCTCTCGGGGGCCCGTGTGTCCCTGAGCAGCCCCACATCCACAGAGTACATTCCGCTCACACCAGCTGCAGCTGATG TGAATGGCTCACCTGCTACCATCACCATTGAGACCTGTGAGGACCCTGGTGACTGGACCACAACCATTGCAG ATGACACATTTGCATTCTGGCGGGGACTGAAGGATGCGGGCTTACTGGATGAGGTCATACAGGGATTCCAACAGGAGCTGGAAGAAACCATGAAAGGCCTGCAGCAGCGAGTGCAGGACCCACCCCTGCAGCTCCGAG ATGCTGTCCTTCTCAACAACATCGTGCAAAACTTTGGCATGCTGGATCTGGTGAAGAAGGTCCTGGCCAGCCACAAGTGCCAGATGGATCGTTCTCGGGAACAGTATGCCCGGGACCTGGCAG CCCTGGAGCAGCAGTGTGACGAGCATCGCCGCCGAGCCAAGGAGCTGAAGCACAAGTCCCAGCACCTCAGCAATGTGCTCATGACGCTGACCCCAGTCTCCCTGCCATCCCCTATGAAGCGGCCCCGTCTGGCACGGGCTACATCTGGACCAGCTGCGATGGCTTCCCAGGTGCTTACACAGTCTGCACAGATTGCTCTTGGCCCAGGAATGCCTGTGTCCCAGCTGACCGGTGTACCACTTGGCAAAGTGGTGTCTACACTGCCCTCCACCGTCCTGGGCAAGGGCTCCCCTCAAGCTGCCCCAGCCAGTTCACCGGCTTCCCCACTGCTTGGAGGCTACACAGTCCTGGCCTCCTCTGGCTCTACCTTCCCCAGTGCGGTAGAGATCCATCCGGACACATCCAGCCTCACAGTTCTGAGCACAGCTGCCATGCAGGATGGCAGCACAGTACTAAAGGTGGTCAGCCCCCTGCAGCTGCtcaccctgcctggcctgggacCCACCCTGCAGAATGTGGCTCAGGCATCACCTGCAGGCAGCACCATCGTGACAGTGCCTACAGCGGCCGCTACTGGACCTGAGGAACACACAGCCACTATTGAGGTGGCTGCAGTAGCAGAGGACCATGAGCAGAAGTAG